One window of the Montipora foliosa isolate CH-2021 chromosome 4, ASM3666993v2, whole genome shotgun sequence genome contains the following:
- the LOC138000345 gene encoding uncharacterized protein isoform X1, giving the protein MQRHISTMSSVMESLSISNFFALRMVKISKLFSFVVSLGLLVYGGNAVTVCKTPEQIRWVQAAGNTSYKCLDCPDCPAGSEPSVPCGSSVPYGTPVHCVSCKLGETYSNNYGKHQCESCTVCSEGRAIKTNCSLFVNTECDDKCIDGYYSVAFIFQCLRCAECCGDENDEVASECANGSKKCKLRSLPCYEKHTARVEAATSDRKISLPVNETSTVSYTIHTSEKRLKVRTRNPPVNQPTPSEASISSDPRWQESDDRELEAGEESDGNKVLIIVFSLLVFTTFVSIVSMFCCVLRQRRLQRLLSASGRAGNDRAVPIPLEPIASSAQEAQMNPAQLNL; this is encoded by the exons ATGCAGAGACATATCTCCACAATGAGTTCCGTGATGGAAAGCCTCAGTATTAGTAATTTTTTCGCTCTCAGGATGGTTAAAATTTCGAAGCTTTTTTCATTCGTAGTCAGTCTTGGCTTGCTG GTGTATGGAGGTAATGCAGTCACAGTGTGTAAGACGCCGGAACAAATCCGCTGGGTTCAGGCTGCGGGAAACACTAGCTACAAGTGCCTCGATTGTCCTGATTGTCCCGCGGGATCTGAACCCTCCGTCCCCTGTGGCAGCTCAGTTCCATACGGGACCCCTGTCCACTGTGTTTCCTGTAAGCTTGGGGAAACTTACTCGAACAATTACGGAAAACATCAGTGTGAATCCTGTACTGTATGCTCTGAAGGAAGAGCGATAAAAACGAACTGCAGTTTGTTCGTTAATACTGAATGCGATGACAAATGCATAGATGGCTATTATTCCGTAGCATTCATCTTTCAATGTCTACGTTGTGCGGAATGTTGCGGAGACGAAAACGACGAAGTAGCGTCTGAATGCGCAAATGGTTCCAAGAAGTGCAAATTGCGGTCTTTACCTTGCTATGAAAAGCATACGGCAAGGGTTGAAGCAGCGACAAGCGACAGGAAGATATCCTTACCTGTGAATGAGACCTCTACTGTTTCGTACACAATTCATACATCGGAAAAGAGACTTAAAGTTAGAACACGCAACCCACCTGTCAATCAGCCGACTCCATCGGAGGCGTCGATTTCGTCAGACCCTCGTTGGCAAGAATCAGACGACAGAGAGCTAGAGGCTGGAGAAGAAAGCGATGGAAACAAAGTATTGATTATTGTTTTTTCTCTGTTGGTATTCACAACCTTTGTGTCAATAGTATCGATGTTTTGTTGCGTGCTTCGACAACGCCGACTTCAAAGGCTTCTCTCAGCCAGTGGTAGAGCTGGAAATGACAGGGCAGTCCCTATTCCACTTGAACCGATCGCATCTTCCGCGCAAGAAGCGCAAATGAATCCCG CTCAGTTAAACCTTTAG
- the LOC137999110 gene encoding uncharacterized protein: protein MFTDNTGSVRLVLWEQDTTKMQSGQCYSMTNVAVKDYNGTNYLTLTKHTKVNAAELPVDRQDVAVDNGKQVQVAFPPEGINYVQQYLSCNKCHAKIMDSPKKIIKCSECGLTQLKSKCSSKIIASILTKTDKDTMSLNIFVQRVELFDNVVKEQDGDIDKLFTELTDDDVTEILLTVNATVIFNNKKNASTVIKL, encoded by the coding sequence ATGTTCACGGACAACACTGGCTCTGTCCGCCTTGTCTTATGGGAACAGGACACAACAAAAATGCAGTCCGGCCAATGTTACAGCATGACAAATGTAGCCGTCAAAGATTACAATGGTACAAACTACTTGACATTGACCAAGCACACCAAAGTAAATGCAGCTGAACTTCCAGTTGACCGACAAGATGTTGCAGTTGATAATGGAAAACAAGTGCAGGTGGCATTCCCACCAGAAGGCATAAACTATGTGCAACAATACCTTAGCTGTAACAAGTGTCATGCAAAAATCATGGACAGTcccaaaaaaattatcaaatgcaGCGAATGTGGACTGACTCAACTGAAGTCCAAATGTTCCTCCAAGATTATTGCCAGCATTCTGACTAAAACTGACAAAGACACAATGTCACTCAACATATTTGTACAACGTGTAGAGCTCTTCGATAATGTTGTCAAAGAGCAGGATGGTGACATCGATAAACTGTTTACAGAACTCACAGATGATGATGTGACTGAAATTCTATTAACAGTTAACGCAACagttattttcaacaataagaaAAATGCTAGCACAGTCATAAAACTATAA
- the LOC137999111 gene encoding uncharacterized protein isoform X1, whose translation MQRHISTMSSVMESLSISNFFALRMVKISKLFSFVVSLGFLVYGGNAVAVCKTPEQIRWVQAAENTRYKCLDCPDCPAGSEPSVPCGSSVPYGTPVHCVSCKLGETYSNNYGKHQCESCTVCSEGRAIKTNCTLFVNTKCDDKCIDGYYPVAFLFGCLRCAECCGDENDELASECANGPKKCKVRSLSCDKKNTKASEAATSGTKVSLFVNKQNETSTVWHATRTTEKEMGVDAHNQPANQATPSGGSFPCDPPRQQSDSREAEELETEDGNKVLILASLLPFTTIAVVLVLIIFCMIHQGRIQHYCQASGRARNDRAVPIPLETIASCSQEMNAVQLSLENFEKDHMELFDWMCSRLDNGRRCWFRKDYERLAAKFKKISLEERNALHEELTRNGSPSKLLMSLLQTKYPELTVPDFLKTIKEIGRNDIAKELFPLVKHCA comes from the exons ATGCAGAGACATATCTCCACAATGAGTTCCGTGATGGAAAGCCTCAGTATTAGTAATTTTTTCGCTCTCAGGATGGTTAAAATTTCGAAGCTTTTTTCATTCGTAGTCAGTCTTGGCTTCCTG GTGTATGGAGGAAATGCTGTCGCAGTGTGTAAGACGCCGGAACAAATCCGCTGGGTTCAGGCTGCGGAAAACACTAGATACAAGTGCCTCGATTGTCCTGATTGTCCCGCGGGATCTGAACCCTCCGTCCCCTGTGGCAGCTCAGTTCCATACGGGACCCCTGTCCACTGCGTTTCCTGTAAACTTGGGGAAACTTACTCGAACAATTACGGGAAACATCAGTGCGAATCCTGTACTGTATGCTCTGAAGGAAGAGCGATAAAAACGAACTGCACTTTGTTCGTTAATACTAAATGCGATGACAAATGCATTGATGGCTATTATCCCGTAGCATTCCTGTTTGGATGTCTCCGTTGTGCGGAATGTTGCGGGGACGAAAACGACGAACTAGCGTCTGAATGCGCAAATGGTCCTAAGAAATGCAAAGTGCGATCTCTTTCTTGTGATAAAAAGAACACAAAGGCATCTGAAGCAGCGACAAGCGGCACGAAGGTATCCTTGTTTGTGAATAAGCAAAATGAAACCTCTACCGTTTGGCATGCAACTCGAACAACGGAGAAGGAAATGGGAGTTGACGCACATAACCAACCTGCAAATCAGGCGACGCCATCAGGGGGGTCGTTTCCGTGCGACCCTCCTCGGCAACAATCAGACAGCAGAGAGGCGGAGGAACTAGAAACTGAAGATGGAAATAAAGTCTTGATCCTTGCTTCCCTGCTGCCATTTACAACCATTGCGGTGGTGTTAGTGTTGATAATTTTTTGCATGATTCATCAAGGGCGAATTCAACATTATTGCCAAGCCAGTGGTAGAGCTAGAAATGACAGGGCAGTCCCTATTCCACTTGAAACGATCGCATCTTGCTCGCAAGAAATGAATGCCG TTCAGTTGAGCCTGGAGAACTTTGAAAAGGACCACATGGAGCTTTTTGACTGGATGTGCTCGAGGCTTGATAATGGAAGACGGTGCTGGTTTCGCAAGGACTATGAACGCCTAGCTGCTAAGTTCAAGAAGATCTCTCTGGAAGAGCGCAACGCGTTGCACGAGGAGCTGACAAGAAACGGAAGCCCCTCTAAGCTGTTAATGAGCTTGCTCCAGACGAAATACCCAGAGCTTACAGTACCTGACTTCCTCAAAACAATTAAAGAGATTGGACGCAATGACATTGCGAAGGAACTTTTTCCTCTGGTCAAGCACTGCGCTTGA
- the LOC138000345 gene encoding tumor necrosis factor receptor superfamily member 16-like isoform X2, with translation MECSAVQYAWPTFGLVYGGNAVTVCKTPEQIRWVQAAGNTSYKCLDCPDCPAGSEPSVPCGSSVPYGTPVHCVSCKLGETYSNNYGKHQCESCTVCSEGRAIKTNCSLFVNTECDDKCIDGYYSVAFIFQCLRCAECCGDENDEVASECANGSKKCKLRSLPCYEKHTARVEAATSDRKISLPVNETSTVSYTIHTSEKRLKVRTRNPPVNQPTPSEASISSDPRWQESDDRELEAGEESDGNKVLIIVFSLLVFTTFVSIVSMFCCVLRQRRLQRLLSASGRAGNDRAVPIPLEPIASSAQEAQMNPAQLNL, from the exons ATGGAATGCAGTGCTGTGCAATACGCATGGCCAACTTTCGGCTTG GTGTATGGAGGTAATGCAGTCACAGTGTGTAAGACGCCGGAACAAATCCGCTGGGTTCAGGCTGCGGGAAACACTAGCTACAAGTGCCTCGATTGTCCTGATTGTCCCGCGGGATCTGAACCCTCCGTCCCCTGTGGCAGCTCAGTTCCATACGGGACCCCTGTCCACTGTGTTTCCTGTAAGCTTGGGGAAACTTACTCGAACAATTACGGAAAACATCAGTGTGAATCCTGTACTGTATGCTCTGAAGGAAGAGCGATAAAAACGAACTGCAGTTTGTTCGTTAATACTGAATGCGATGACAAATGCATAGATGGCTATTATTCCGTAGCATTCATCTTTCAATGTCTACGTTGTGCGGAATGTTGCGGAGACGAAAACGACGAAGTAGCGTCTGAATGCGCAAATGGTTCCAAGAAGTGCAAATTGCGGTCTTTACCTTGCTATGAAAAGCATACGGCAAGGGTTGAAGCAGCGACAAGCGACAGGAAGATATCCTTACCTGTGAATGAGACCTCTACTGTTTCGTACACAATTCATACATCGGAAAAGAGACTTAAAGTTAGAACACGCAACCCACCTGTCAATCAGCCGACTCCATCGGAGGCGTCGATTTCGTCAGACCCTCGTTGGCAAGAATCAGACGACAGAGAGCTAGAGGCTGGAGAAGAAAGCGATGGAAACAAAGTATTGATTATTGTTTTTTCTCTGTTGGTATTCACAACCTTTGTGTCAATAGTATCGATGTTTTGTTGCGTGCTTCGACAACGCCGACTTCAAAGGCTTCTCTCAGCCAGTGGTAGAGCTGGAAATGACAGGGCAGTCCCTATTCCACTTGAACCGATCGCATCTTCCGCGCAAGAAGCGCAAATGAATCCCG CTCAGTTAAACCTTTAG
- the LOC138000341 gene encoding uncharacterized protein → MERHFHGTMSSVMENSNFLALCTFIVSLGLLVHGGNAVVVCKTPEQIRWVSAGNTRYKCLDCPDCPAGSQPSVPCGNTVPYGTAIDCVSCKLGETYSDTYGNDQCKSCTVCSEGRAVKKNCTLSWNTECDNKCTDGYYREAFIFRCLSCVECCGDENDELASECANGRKKCKVRSLSCDKKNTKASEAATSGRKVSLLVNKQNETSTVFHTVTRTTEKEMGVDAHNPPANQPTPSGGSFSWDPRRQEQRDNRQNNREAEEGETEDDGNKVLILASLLPFTTIAVVLVLIFFCMIRPGQLQQYCQASGRAGNDRAVPVPLETIASSSQEMIAAQLSLENFEKDHMELFDWMCSRLDNGRRSWFRKDYERLAAKFKKISLEERNALHEELTRNGSPSKLLMSLLQTKYPELTVADFLKKIKEIGRNDIAKKLSALVKHCA, encoded by the exons ATGGAAAGGCATTTCCACGGAACAATGAGTTCCGTGATGGAAAACAGTAATTTCCTCGCTCTTTGTACATTCATTGTCAGTCTTGGCTTGCTG GTGCATGGAGGAAATGCAGTCGTAGTGTGTAAGACGCCGGAACAAATCCGCTGGGTCTCTGCGGGAAACACTAGATACAAGTGCCTCGATTGTCCTGATTGTCCCGCGGGATCTCAACCCTCCGTCCCGTGTGGCAACACAGTTCCGTACGGAACCGCTATCGACTGTGTTTCCTGTAAACTTGGGGAAACATACTCGGACACTTACGGGAATGATCAATGTAAATCATGTACTGTATGTTCTGAAGGAAGAGCGGTAAAAAAGAATTGTACTTTGTCCTGGAATACTGAATGTGATAACAAGTGCACAGATGGCTATTATCGCGAAGCATTCATTTTCCGATGTCTCAGTTGTGTGGAATGTTGCGGGGACGAAAACGACGAACTAGCGTCTGAATGCGCAAATGGTCGTAAGAAATGCAAAGTGCGATCTCTTTCTTGTGATAAAAAGAACACAAAGGCATCTGAAGCAGCGACAAGCGGCAGGAAGGTATCCTTGCTTGTGAATAAGCAAAATGAAACCTCTACCGTTTTCCATACCGTGACTCGTACAACTGAGAAGGAAATGGGAGTTGACGCACACAACCCACCTGCAAACCAGCCCACGCCATCAGGGGGGTCGTTTTCGTGGGACCCTCGTCGGCAAGAACAGAGAGACAACAGACAAAACAACAGAGAGGCGGAGGAGGGAGAAACTGAAGACGATGGCAATAAAGTTCTTATTCTTGCTTCACTGCTGCCATTTACAACCATTGCGGTGGTGTTAGTGTTGATATTTTTTTGCATGATTCGTCCAGGGCAACTTCAACAGTATTGCCAAGCCAGTGGTAGAGCTGGAAATGACAGGGCAGTCCCTGTTCCCCTTGAAACCATCGCATCTTCCTCGCAAGAAATGATCGCCG CTCAGTTAAGCCTGGAGAACTTTGAAAAGGACCACATGGAGCTTTTTGACTGGATGTGCTCGAGGCTTGATAATGGAAGACGGAGCTGGTTTCGCAAGGACTATGAACGCCTAGCTGCTAAGTTCAAGAAGATTTCTCTGGAAGAGCGCAACGCGTTGCACGAGGAGCTGACAAGAAACGGAAGCCCCTCCAAGCTGTTAATGAGCTTGCTCCAGACGAAATACCCAGAGCTTACAGTAGCTGACTTcctcaaaaaaattaaagagatTGGACGCAATGACATTGCGAAGAAACTTTCAGCTCTTGTAAAGCACTGCGCTTGA
- the LOC137999111 gene encoding uncharacterized protein isoform X2, translating into MVYGGNAVAVCKTPEQIRWVQAAENTRYKCLDCPDCPAGSEPSVPCGSSVPYGTPVHCVSCKLGETYSNNYGKHQCESCTVCSEGRAIKTNCTLFVNTKCDDKCIDGYYPVAFLFGCLRCAECCGDENDELASECANGPKKCKVRSLSCDKKNTKASEAATSGTKVSLFVNKQNETSTVWHATRTTEKEMGVDAHNQPANQATPSGGSFPCDPPRQQSDSREAEELETEDGNKVLILASLLPFTTIAVVLVLIIFCMIHQGRIQHYCQASGRARNDRAVPIPLETIASCSQEMNAVQLSLENFEKDHMELFDWMCSRLDNGRRCWFRKDYERLAAKFKKISLEERNALHEELTRNGSPSKLLMSLLQTKYPELTVPDFLKTIKEIGRNDIAKELFPLVKHCA; encoded by the exons ATG GTGTATGGAGGAAATGCTGTCGCAGTGTGTAAGACGCCGGAACAAATCCGCTGGGTTCAGGCTGCGGAAAACACTAGATACAAGTGCCTCGATTGTCCTGATTGTCCCGCGGGATCTGAACCCTCCGTCCCCTGTGGCAGCTCAGTTCCATACGGGACCCCTGTCCACTGCGTTTCCTGTAAACTTGGGGAAACTTACTCGAACAATTACGGGAAACATCAGTGCGAATCCTGTACTGTATGCTCTGAAGGAAGAGCGATAAAAACGAACTGCACTTTGTTCGTTAATACTAAATGCGATGACAAATGCATTGATGGCTATTATCCCGTAGCATTCCTGTTTGGATGTCTCCGTTGTGCGGAATGTTGCGGGGACGAAAACGACGAACTAGCGTCTGAATGCGCAAATGGTCCTAAGAAATGCAAAGTGCGATCTCTTTCTTGTGATAAAAAGAACACAAAGGCATCTGAAGCAGCGACAAGCGGCACGAAGGTATCCTTGTTTGTGAATAAGCAAAATGAAACCTCTACCGTTTGGCATGCAACTCGAACAACGGAGAAGGAAATGGGAGTTGACGCACATAACCAACCTGCAAATCAGGCGACGCCATCAGGGGGGTCGTTTCCGTGCGACCCTCCTCGGCAACAATCAGACAGCAGAGAGGCGGAGGAACTAGAAACTGAAGATGGAAATAAAGTCTTGATCCTTGCTTCCCTGCTGCCATTTACAACCATTGCGGTGGTGTTAGTGTTGATAATTTTTTGCATGATTCATCAAGGGCGAATTCAACATTATTGCCAAGCCAGTGGTAGAGCTAGAAATGACAGGGCAGTCCCTATTCCACTTGAAACGATCGCATCTTGCTCGCAAGAAATGAATGCCG TTCAGTTGAGCCTGGAGAACTTTGAAAAGGACCACATGGAGCTTTTTGACTGGATGTGCTCGAGGCTTGATAATGGAAGACGGTGCTGGTTTCGCAAGGACTATGAACGCCTAGCTGCTAAGTTCAAGAAGATCTCTCTGGAAGAGCGCAACGCGTTGCACGAGGAGCTGACAAGAAACGGAAGCCCCTCTAAGCTGTTAATGAGCTTGCTCCAGACGAAATACCCAGAGCTTACAGTACCTGACTTCCTCAAAACAATTAAAGAGATTGGACGCAATGACATTGCGAAGGAACTTTTTCCTCTGGTCAAGCACTGCGCTTGA